A genome region from Marinobacter panjinensis includes the following:
- the atpB gene encoding F0F1 ATP synthase subunit A gives MAAGTPVEYIKHHLTNLTYGKLPEGYERADGTVVEEATWTMARTGQEAADMGFMAVHVDSMGWSIAMGLLFLGLFRYVAKRATTDTPSGLQNFVEMTVEFIQNIVRDVFHGRNPLIAPLALTLFVWIFLMNSLKLIPVDYIPSIAHAMGLEYFKIVPTTDPNGTFGIALGVFLLILFYSFKVKGAGGFAKELSFTPFNHWSLIPFNLVLELLALIIKPISLALRLFGNMYAGEVIFILIALLPLWIQWSLNVPWAIFHLLVITLQAFIFTTLAVVYLSAAHEDH, from the coding sequence ATGGCAGCTGGTACCCCAGTAGAGTATATAAAGCACCACCTCACCAACCTGACCTATGGCAAGTTGCCGGAAGGCTACGAGCGTGCAGACGGCACCGTCGTTGAGGAAGCCACCTGGACCATGGCCCGTACCGGGCAGGAAGCGGCGGATATGGGCTTCATGGCGGTCCATGTGGATTCCATGGGCTGGTCCATCGCCATGGGTCTGTTGTTCCTTGGCCTGTTCCGCTATGTGGCTAAAAGGGCTACAACGGATACGCCCTCTGGCCTGCAGAACTTTGTCGAAATGACGGTCGAATTCATACAGAACATCGTGCGCGACGTTTTCCATGGCAGGAACCCGCTCATTGCGCCACTGGCCCTGACCCTGTTCGTCTGGATTTTCCTGATGAACAGCCTGAAGCTGATTCCGGTGGATTACATACCTTCGATTGCCCATGCAATGGGGCTGGAATACTTCAAGATCGTCCCCACCACTGATCCCAATGGTACTTTCGGTATTGCTCTGGGCGTTTTCCTACTTATTCTTTTTTACAGCTTCAAGGTTAAGGGCGCGGGTGGTTTCGCCAAAGAGCTGTCATTTACACCCTTCAATCACTGGTCTCTGATACCCTTCAACCTGGTGCTTGAGCTGCTGGCGCTGATTATCAAACCGATCAGTCTGGCACTGCGTCTGTTCGGTAACATGTACGCTGGCGAGGTCATATTTATCCTGATTGCGCTGTTACCATTGTGGATTCAGTGGTCCCTGAACGTACCCTGGGCCATCTTCCACCTTCTGGTAATTACGCTGCAGGCCTTTATCTTTACAACGCTGGCTGTGGTTTACCTCAGCGCCGCGCACGAAGATCACTGA
- a CDS encoding ATP synthase subunit I — protein sequence MSPTRKRINRLPFLQWLAIEGGLIIVLSLVWFTESRLAGYSAFVGGLIYVIPNAYFAHRMYRFEGAQHAHLVVGNMFRAETVKLALTAVFFAAVFILMEPVHVPALLFTFAVMVALSPLLRWFIRPQPQR from the coding sequence GCGTATTAACCGGTTGCCATTTTTGCAGTGGCTGGCAATCGAGGGCGGGCTCATTATCGTATTGAGTCTTGTCTGGTTTACAGAAAGTCGTTTGGCAGGTTATTCCGCTTTTGTCGGCGGTCTTATTTATGTCATACCAAACGCGTATTTTGCCCACCGGATGTACCGGTTTGAGGGAGCGCAGCACGCGCACCTGGTGGTGGGCAACATGTTCAGGGCTGAGACCGTCAAGCTGGCCCTGACCGCCGTCTTTTTCGCGGCCGTTTTCATCTTAATGGAGCCTGTACATGTGCCGGCTCTGTTATTCACTTTTGCTGTGATGGTTGCGTTGAGCCCGCTTCTGCGTTGGTTCATCCGGCCACAACCACAGCGATGA